The Juglans microcarpa x Juglans regia isolate MS1-56 chromosome 2S, Jm3101_v1.0, whole genome shotgun sequence genome has a window encoding:
- the LOC121251624 gene encoding nicotianamine aminotransferase 1-like yields MDTDGARKWVFNGNPELNASSISVRGVLNQLIQNRNKDDNRPTIPLGRADPTMFPSYQTSPSFAEDVADAVRSFKFNCYPPSSGVAQARRAVAEHLSKDLPYHLAPDDVYLTIGCTQAIEIVLSVLARPGANILLPRPGYPQYEARAGCSNLEARHFDLIPERGWEVDLDSVAALADENTVAMVIINPSNPCGNVFTYQHLKKIAETARKLGIFVISDEVYAHLAFGNNPFVPMGVFGSVVPVLTLGSLSKRWIVPGWRLGWIVTTDPGGIFQKQGLVDSIQSYLDITTDPPTFMQGALTQILGQTEEDFFSNILNLLREAADLLFDRVKEIPCLTCPHKPDGSMSVMVKLNLSVLEGIIDDVDFSMKLAKEESVIVLPGVTVGLKNWLRISTAVEYSSLDDGLRRIKAFYHRHAKKE; encoded by the exons ATGGACACCGACGGAGCACGGAAGTGGGTTTTCAACGGGAACCCAGAGTTAAACGCTTCCTCCATTTCCGTTCGAGGTGTTCTCAACCAGCTGATACAAAACCGCAATAAGGACGACAATCGGCCCACCATTCCTCTTGGCCGTGCTGATCCCACAATGTTTCCGAGTTACCAGACGTCCCCTTCATTCGCTGAAGACGTTGCTGATGCTGTTCGGTCCTTCAAGTTCAACTGCTACCCTCCCTCCTCCGGTGTAGCTCAGGCTAGGAG GGCTGTtgcagaacatctttctaaagaTCTTCCATACCATTTAGCACCAGACGACGTGTATCTCACAATTGGTTGCACCCAAGCAATAGAAATCGTATTATCCGTCCTTGCACGTCCTGGTGCCAACATTCTACTTCCTAGACCAGGTTACCCACAATATGAAGCTCGTGCGGGTTGTAGTAACCTTGAAGCTCGCCACTTCGATCTTATACCTGAAAGAGGTTGGGAGGTTGATCTTGATTCTGTTGCAGCTCTTGCGGATGAGAACACAGTGGCTATGGTTATCATCAACCCTAGTAATCCATGTGGAAACGTCTTCACCTATCAACATTTGAAAAAG ATTGCAGAGACTGCTAGAAAACTTGGTATTTTCGTTATTTCAGATGAAGTTTATGCCCATCTAGCTTTTGGGAATAATCCATTTGTGCCAATGGGAGTGTTTGGATCAGTTGTACCAGTACTGACACTTGGGTCTTTATCAAAGAGATGGATTGTTCCTGGATGGAGACTTGGTTGGATAGTGACAACTGACCCTGGTGGCATCTTTCAAAAACAAGGG TTAGTGGACAGCATCCAGAGCTATCTTGACATCACCACAGATCCCCCAACATTCATGCAG GGTGCACTTACCCAAATCCTTGGGCAAACTGAAGaggatttcttttcaaatattctaAACCTACTCAGAGAAGCTGCTGACCTTTTATTTGATCGAGTTAAAGAGATCCCTTGCCTGACTTGTCCACACAAACCTGATGGGTCCATGTCTGTAATG GTGAAGCTAAATCTATCAGTACTTGAAGGCATTATCGATGATGTGGACTTCTCAATGAAGTTGGCCAAGGAAGAATCCGTCATCGTTCTGCCAG